From the Oceanobacillus kimchii X50 genome, the window AGAGTAATAAGTACCCATCCTGTGCCTTCTGCTTTCGATTTTTTTAATACAACGCCTGCTACAACGCCGCCACCGAAGATGATAAGTATCATTGTACCTACTAACTCTGCCATGAACTCAGTCATACATACTACCTCCCTTTTAATCAAGTACCCTTTGTAGTAATAAAAAAACCCACACTTCAATAACATACCCTAAATATTTGAGTACGATTGAAATGCAGGTCTCCTAGTCTCCACCACAAATTAACTTGTACCTAAATAGTACAAAATACTGAAAGCGTTGTCAACACTTTTTCCTATAAGAAATTCTTTCCAGTTCATCATTATTCGACAAAAGGCCCAACCGCATCAAAAGATAGTTGGACCTTTCCTTTTATTTCCATAATGTTGTATTTGAAGTAGATACCGCTATTGCTCCAGCTTCTATAGCGTTATTCACTTCTTCATTTTTTCGAATAAGGCCACCTGCAATAATTGGTATTTTTGTCTGTGTCCCTACTTGTTGAATTATATTCGGTATCAACCCCGGAAGTAATTCAATACAATGGGGTTGAAATTTACGAACTAATTTCATGTTTTGATCTAATGCAAGACTATCTAAAAGAAATATTCGCTGAATAGCGAGTAACTTATATTTTTTTGCTAAAGCAATAACATTCCCCCGAGTAGATAAAACACCATCTGGCTTCATTTCTCTATTTAAAAATTCCATTCCATATTCATCTGCTTTTAATCCCTGAATTAGATCAAAATGTACTAATACTTTCTTTCCGTTACGATGACTATATTCAATCAAGCTTTTTAACTGTACGAGTCTAGATTCTAGTATAACAATATACTCATGGTCTGTTTCTAACGCCTTATCGAAATCTTTCATCTGACGAACGGCTGGTAAAACTCCTTTAGGAAGTTCCATTATATACCACCTATTCTTCGTTAATAATATTATTATTTCTTTCTATCTCATCTTTCGTATATATAATCTTCATAGGATTTCCTCCAACAAAAGCTCCTGCTGGTACATCTTTATGTACTAATGTTGCCGCAGAGATAATTGCTCCATCGCCAATAGTTACACCAGGGAGAATGGTAGAATTCGCACCGATCATTACTTCATCACCAATGTGAACATCACCGAGGCGATATTCTTTTATAAGATACTCATGAGCTAGAATTGTTGTATTATACCCGATCACACAATTATTACCCACTTTTATTTTCTCGGGAAACATAATATCAGGCATTACCATTACAGCGAAGGAAGTGGTTTCTCCAATTTTCATATTTAATATATTTCTATATAACCAGTTTTTCACTTCCAGGAAAGGAGTATACCGCGCTATTTGAATCACTATAAAATTTCTTATGACCTTCCAAAACGGCACAGTATCATATATTTGCCATAACGAATTCGCACGTTTTACAGCATAACGCTCTGTTTTACGCACATGAAT encodes:
- a CDS encoding glycerol-3-phosphate responsive antiterminator produces the protein MELPKGVLPAVRQMKDFDKALETDHEYIVILESRLVQLKSLIEYSHRNGKKVLVHFDLIQGLKADEYGMEFLNREMKPDGVLSTRGNVIALAKKYKLLAIQRIFLLDSLALDQNMKLVRKFQPHCIELLPGLIPNIIQQVGTQTKIPIIAGGLIRKNEEVNNAIEAGAIAVSTSNTTLWK
- a CDS encoding acyltransferase, whose protein sequence is MRKTERYAVKRANSLWQIYDTVPFWKVIRNFIVIQIARYTPFLEVKNWLYRNILNMKIGETTSFAVMVMPDIMFPEKIKVGNNCVIGYNTTILAHEYLIKEYRLGDVHIGDEVMIGANSTILPGVTIGDGAIISAATLVHKDVPAGAFVGGNPMKIIYTKDEIERNNNIINEE